One window of Papaver somniferum cultivar HN1 chromosome 9, ASM357369v1, whole genome shotgun sequence genomic DNA carries:
- the LOC113313345 gene encoding 17.1 kDa class II heat shock protein-like — protein MAFRVIGFNDPIFSGLQDMLDVFDHEVEKSGNTPSKKYVRDAKAMAATPADIKEYPDSYVFVLDMPGLKSDEINVQVEDNNVLVVTGMRQREDEKEKEVKYVRMERRIGKFMRKFILPENANIDAIYAVCVDGVLTITVQKLPPPEPKKPRTIQVQIG, from the coding sequence ATGGCTTTCAGAGTAATTGGTTTTAATGATCCAATTTTCTCAGGTCTTCAAGACATGTTGGATGTATTTGATCATGAAGTTGAAAAATCAGGGAACACACCGTCTAAGAAGTATGTAAGAGATGCTAAGGCAATGGCAGCAACACCAGCTGATATCAAGGAGTATCCAGATTCGTATGTGTTTGTTCTTGATATGCCAGGGTTGAAATCAGATGAAATTAATGTTCAAGTGGAGGATAACAACGTTCTTGTAGTGACGGGAATGCGACAAAGGGAAgacgagaaggagaaagaggtcaAATACGTTAGGATGGAAAGAAGAAttgggaaattcatgaggaaatttATTCTCCCTGAGAATGCTAATATTGATGCAATTTATGCGGTTTGTGTAGATGGTGTCCTTACCATTACTGTCCAGAAATTGCCTCCGCCTGAGCCTAAGAAGCCTAGGACTATTCAGGTTCAGATTGGGTAA